GCAAAGCTGGCCTGCGCTGTGCTCTGCCTGTGACCTTGTGAAGCACCGAGAcatctgagaggaaaaaaaagatgagctgGGTGCTTGAGGACGTTCTGAAACAAGCAGGGAATGCTGATCTGTAGATAATCTGCATGGAAGTGGTTGCTTTGAGGTAAAGCctcactttaaaataaatgtgagtatctcttttgttcagaaaataaaattatttaatttttctgcacGTTTATATGAAACAGGAGGTAGATTGGAAAACAGTCCTAGTGATTTCTCCCTCATAAATATCTTACTGTTACCATGGAGATTTTGAATGGTCTGTCTAAGAGATTGATAAAACTCAGAGGAAAAAGGCAGGAATAGCTTGGAAAAGGGATCAGACCATCAGGACCACAGGGTTTTGggaattcatatttttctctttagaaaacCACCCTGTCTTTGTCACTTGGCTAATCTGAATGCTTTCGTCGCTTGTTTTCTGCCCTGCTGTTCTCATCATTAACACATCAGTGTTTAAGACCTCTCAAAGCGAGTCAGCGACAGCCAGAGACACAGCCAGCATCCTCAATCCTATGCCTGGAGGGGCATATTCCTTCCCCCTATCAAATGGAGATCCCTAAACAACTTTCAGCTGAGTTTCTTCTTCAGGAGGAGACACCTGCTGCTGTGGTGCTTGCTTGTAGCTCATATCCTTCAAGTGTGCCCATCAAGAAGGTCTTATGGTCTGGGAAGATGGGAAATGCAAAGGGAAGGCTCAGTTCCTGGGGCAGCAAAAGGATTGCTCTGCTTCTGCCCAGGCTCGCAGGGGACTGGGGAGCATTGCAGTGTTGGGACCAGAGTGAAGGAGCCCCTGGATGGATCTGCAAGCTGTCAGAAATCCAAGGGACAGAGTAGGAAGTTTAGGAATGCTGAATTATTCAGAAGTTCTAAAAGCCTGGTCTGCTCAGGTAAATGGGGCATTGTGGGGACATCACCCGCTTTTAATCACTTTGTTCCCTCTAGGACTGTAATATGCATGAAGTAATTTGATTGCTTGCATCAAAATGTCTTTTAGCACCCTGGAAACTTGTGTTTTTCACATAAACTGCTGCTGATTTGCCTGGTTAAAGTGTCCCATCACTGCCACTGGATTGTCGCACAGAAGCCTCTTCTACTTCTGAAGGGATTCAGTCCTCAGCATGTAAAAATTAATGAGTCTCCATCCAGACTAAAGTTCTCCTGTGTCTTTGTGTGTGGGCACAGTGTGAAGGGATGGGCTGTTACACGTAAGGAGAGCCAGGTTTGTGCTAAGGTCTAACAATCTCTTGTGTAATGGTCTAACAATCAAACCATGCCTtgcctttctttgttttgattgCGTCTCCTTGCCTTGCCTCCTTAATATCCTTACATTAAATGCAGCTCTTACAAGATACGGACcagcaacaaaaccaagacTGTTCTTAAAGGCATTTAGTATTTACCGCTTTTATTCcttccacccccacccccaccccccccccgccccaatCCATGACCAGgttctttatttaataaaatcacctctaaaaaagaaaatctagcTTCTTTTGTCTGTATGACAAACCCCAGTCATTCAGGCACAAGGattctgttctttcctctccttACAAATGTCCCCACCGCAAGGAACTCATGTTAGAGTTCCAAATATTTATGCAGATCTTGGTCAAGTGCACCTAATCCTGCAGTAACATGTAACTTCATGTTTGTAGTCTTCCCTTAGGCTTGAAATGTGGGTGATGGTGGACAGGACCTGAGCATCCTCTAAGAGCCTGTTGTTTGGATTGCTCTGTATGTGGAAAATGCTCCATAGGAAAGGCTTGGAGAACTACACAACCAGAcctgaatttcttcttcttgGATTTTCTTACAATGACAACCTGCAGGACTTGCGCTTTACAATCTTCCTGCTCATTTACTTCATGATCCTCATAGGGAATAGCGTCATTGTGCTCATCACTGTGGTAGACCCAAGCCTCCACAGCcccatgtatttctttctgaggAACTTGTCCTTCCTGGAGATCTGCTACACGTCAGTCACTCTGCCAAAAATGCTGGTGGCTTTCCTGACCGAAGATGGCAGGATCTCCTTCCTCGGCTGTGCTGCCCAGCTGTATTTCCTGGTTTCTGTGGGCAGCACCGAAAgccttctcctgactgccatggcCTATGACCGCTATGTAGCCATCTGTGACCCCCTGCACTATCCCCGCATCATGAACGGGGGGCTCTGTGTCAGACTCGTAGTGGGGTCATGGGTGGCTGTCGCACCAGTACAGGTAGGGCAGACTTACCAGGTGTTCACTCTGACTTTCTGTGCATCCCATAATTTACATCACTTCTTCTGTGACATTCCCCCTCTGCTGCAACTGGTGTGTGCAGACACTTTCTGGAACCAAGTGACGCTGCACACCGTTGTCATGCTATTTGCAGTCTTTCCCTTTGCCTTGATAGTTTTCTCTTACACTCAAATTGTCCGGGCGATGCTGAAAATGCCTTCAGCTCTGGGCAGACGCAAAGCCTTTGCCACCTGCTCCTCACACCTCGTGGTGGTGACTCTTTTCTACAGCTCGGTCACGGTCGTGTACTTTAAACAATGGTCAAGGGACTCCGCAGACACTGACCGATACCTTGCCCTGTTTTACACAGTTGTAACCCCCATGGTCAACCCTGTCATCTATAGCCTGAGGAACAGGGAAGTGAGAATTGCCCTGCAGAGGCTCCTGTGCAGAAAGTGATAGGACAGGGTCTGTGAAATGAGCCTAAACAGCACCAGCAGTCCCAACAAGGTGTTTGGTTGTGTGAATAAAGGCATCCCTTCTTAGCACAGACAAAATCGATGTCCTGCATTGCTGTGATCTTGCTCAGGAATAGGACTGGTCTCCTGGGGCATTCCTGTCAACTCTGGTAGCTCCATCTAGATATGCTCACACTCCAGGATATTCAGCTCCCCTGGAGAGCTCACTGCCAACAACTTGTTCAAGCTGTGTCTGCCCAAGCGGCCAATACTGATAAAGGAGAGCAGTCACATCAGTCAAGAGGGAGTGGAGGGTGACACATCCAATGAGTAGGTCACTACCTTAAGGTTGAGATATGCTTTGCTAGATGCCATTGGCTATCCAGAGTGTCCTTGGATGGCATCAGCTCGGAAAATTAAAGGACATCTTCCCCTGCTACGATGTTTTACCTTGAGTTGtgataaaaaacccaaaacaaccccaagcaaacaaaaaccaaagtgcaaagcaaaacaaaaaaaaatccccaaacaaacCACAGGAGACTGTCATCATGCAAAAATGGTCAAAGCTGCGAGTAACACgaagtcatggaatggtttgggttggaagggacccaaagcccttccagttccaacaccctgccatgggcagggacacctcccattggatcaggttgctcaaaaccccatccaacctggccttgaacacctccagggatggggcagccaccacttctctgggcaacctgggccagggcctcaccacactcagctgaaaactgttcctgtcATTCTTTCCCTgaactccctgatcaagagcccctccccagctttcctggagcccctttcagtactggaagctgctctaaattctcccagaaaccttctccagggtgaacaaccctaactctctcagcctgtctttgtatgggaattgttccagccctcagctcatctctgtggcctcctctgcacttactccaacagatccatgtccttcctgtgctcaggacatCAGATCTGAAGGCAaagctccaggtgaggtctcactagAGAGAAGCAGATGGACAGAATCCCTCCTTTgccctgctgaccacacttcttttgatgcagcccaggacatggttggctttttGGTCTGTGAAcgcatgttgctggctcatgttgattttctcatccagcagcacccgaagtccttctcctcagggctgctctcaatccattctttgTTCAGCCTGTGTTGttcttgggattgccctgaaACAGGTGCTGGACCTTGCCTTTGTCCTTGTGGAACTTCATGAGGCTCTCACAGGCTCACTCCTCCAGCCTGCCtagatccctctggatgccatcccttccctcccacatGTCAGCCACGCCatacagcttggtgtcatcagcaaacatgctgagggtgccctcagtCCCATTGTCtatgtctgtgacaaagaccttaaacaacaccagtcccaacaCCAACCCGTGTGGAATGCCACTCATCACTGCTTTCCGCTTTGACATTGAACCCTTGACCACAACCCTTTGAGTGACAATTCTttatccactgagtggtccatccatcagaGCCATGTATCTCCAATTTAGGGACCAGAACGTCACttgggacagtgtcaaatgctttgcacacaTACAGgttgtagaaacattttatattaacgaaggccacgatgcccttgaaggaccatgaacagtgtagtaagaggaaacaacagataGCAACAGTAAACTATGGttgtatgcccagaagctgagagggaggtgtaagctaggaaagtaaaaatcatggtaacttaggggaaaagtatggaaaacatgcaaagctcattaaccaagtaagcatctGATCTAGGcgtgtggacagtagcaactaaccaatagtaaTATAAACTTATACgtgtgaacagttgtttgtaaccaatcaaatgatgccaagttttagatgcaacataacattgtgtatattgctcactaagagcaataaaggtcttcgatccaagatatcggaATCCATGTCATTAGTCTCCTCAACAGGTCAATGATGgcagttactcttcccttaccTACCAGCACTGTAGCCCCACCACAGGCAGCCACCAAATCTGTTGGGCACAATTTGCCCTCAGTGAAGCCACATTGCTCTCACCAATTGCTtacttattttccatgtgcctcaggaGAATTTCCAGGAGGATCTATTCCATGATCTTGCTGGACACAGAGGCGACACAGATTGGCCTGGAGTTCCTTggctcttcctttcttcctttttttactaTGGGGGTTATGCGTCCCCTTTTCCAGCcagtgggaacttcactggATTGCCACGACTTCTCAAAGCTGATGGATAATGGCTTAGCATCTTTATCTACCAGTTACTTCAGGACccacagatgcatctcatcaggtcccgtGAACTTGCAGGGTTGAAGGCTCCTTAGATGGTTGTGCACCTGatcctctcctacagtgggCAGATCTTCAATGTCCCTGTCTTTGCCTCTCGCACCTTGGGCGCTGTGGCTCGAGcccttgccagtgaagactAAGGAAAAAAGTCATTGAGTATCTTAATCTTCTCCATACCCTGAGTAACCAggtctcccatttccttccagagagggcCCCATTCTCCCTGCTCTTCCTTTGATCACCATCGTATATAGAGGAGCTTTTCTTGTCCTTGACatccttggccagatttaattctacctgggctttagctttcctaacctaTTCTCTGGCTGCTTGGACAATTTCTTTGCGTTCCTCCCACAATTCCTTCCCTTGTTGCCaccctctgtaggcttcctttttttttgagtttgagGTTGTCCAGGCATTCCTTGTTCGGCCATGGAGGCCTCCTCATctttttgcctgacttcctctttgCTGGGATGCATTGCTCCTGAGTTCGGAGGAATAGATCCCTGATTActaaccagctttcttgggccaCTCTGGCCTCCCAGGCTCTATCCCATGGTATCCTTCCAAGCAGgtccctgaagaggccaaatTCTGCTGTCCTGAATCCAGGGTAGTGAGTTTGCTGTGCACCCTCCTCACTGCCCgaaggatcttgaactccatcATTTAACAGTCCCTGCAGCCAAGATTTCCCTTGAGTTTCACAttccccaccagcccttccTTGTAATGAGAACAAAGTCCAGCATAGCACTTCTCCGCGTTGGCTGTTGTATtacttggagaaggaagttagCATCAACGAGTTTCGGGAAACTCCAGGGTAGCTTGGaccctgctgtgttgtcccaCCAACAGATACTGGCATGGCTGAAGTTCCACATGAGAACCAGGACTTAAGAATGCAGGGCTGTGCTTATCTGTCTATAGAGGGTCTTATCTGCTCAACCTTCTTGGTCTGCTGACCATAAGCAGATCACCACCATAACGTCTCCTGCCCTCCCTTTGACCCTGACCCATAGGCTCTCAGGCAgttcctcatccatccccaAGTGGAGCTCCATGCACTTCAGCCGGTCATTGACATAGagcaaccccccccccccccccgcccccatctcccctgcctgtccttcctaaagagcctGTATCCCCCCATCCCAACACTCCAATCATAGGATCCATATCACCATGACTTCATGATGCCAAAGATGTCAGAGCCCCACAGGTCTCCagttcctcttgtttattccccATACGATGTGTGTTACTATAAAGGCACTGAAGTTTGGTATGCGATGGAGCTGTCTGACTGGCTGGAGATCGCTTGTGTTGCTCTTcaggtgctctcctgctgacctGTCTTCTTTCTCCAGACTCTGGGCATCTATTGCTGGCATTAGAATCAAAATGGGATGGACTGAGGTTCCCCTCCTCTGGAAACTTTAGCTGAGGCACCAGTCCTGCAGCCATTTGTTGATTTGCCAAATTCAACTGGATTTATCAAACTCTCTGTTTGACAAAAAgttaaggccaggttggatggggccttgggcagcatgatctagtgggatgtccctgcccatggcaggggggttgaaactaggtgatctttaaaatcCCCTTCCATCCCtaactaatctatgattctatgataaaaaatACTTGGGCTGCAAAGTCCCTCACTGCTGTGCCCAGGGCTCTGCAATCCCTCTGGATAATCCCACATGCTGCccctgaaacaaaaccagcaaagagTAATTGGTAGGCTGCACCAGGCTTGGCAGCTTCTTGGTGTTATCCCCTGGAAACTGAGAGAGAGACTCAGTTTCCAGAAGTCTTGCTGAAGTGGAGGTAAGTGGCATCAAATGTTGTCCCTCAGGCACAAATGCAGCTGCTTCACCATGAAGGCAACCAGTCTCACAAGGTGGGATTTACCCTTGGTGAAGCCGTGACGATGCCCTTCTCTTTTAGATGCCCAAAATGTCACCCGAGAGCACTCATTCCATGCTCACTCCTCGCAAAAGGCAGCTTGTGCAGTCTGGGGTTCCCCGAGTTGCACTTTTGTCCCCTTTCAAAGATGAGTGCCACCCTTGCGTGTCCT
The nucleotide sequence above comes from Cuculus canorus isolate bCucCan1 unplaced genomic scaffold, bCucCan1.pri subtelo1, whole genome shotgun sequence. Encoded proteins:
- the LOC104068780 gene encoding olfactory receptor 10AG1; the protein is MLHRKGLENYTTRPEFLLLGFSYNDNLQDLRFTIFLLIYFMILIGNSVIVLITVVDPSLHSPMYFFLRNLSFLEICYTSVTLPKMLVAFLTEDGRISFLGCAAQLYFLVSVGSTESLLLTAMAYDRYVAICDPLHYPRIMNGGLCVRLVVGSWVAVAPVQVGQTYQVFTLTFCASHNLHHFFCDIPPLLQLVCADTFWNQVTLHTVVMLFAVFPFALIVFSYTQIVRAMLKMPSALGRRKAFATCSSHLVVVTLFYSSVTVVYFKQWSRDSADTDRYLALFYTVVTPMVNPVIYSLRNREVRIALQRLLCRK